From one Trifolium pratense cultivar HEN17-A07 linkage group LG1, ARS_RC_1.1, whole genome shotgun sequence genomic stretch:
- the LOC123914624 gene encoding protein MAIN-LIKE 1-like isoform X2 — translation MTDDKVGRTRRGGASKAHSSARRQAAVNVDKIPSRAKGKAVSTTMDEPRPEDAESQEENEDVEENISEEGEEEGEEGEEGVDEEAEEADEEADEEGDDDGEEEVDEEAEEEMEEEEEAEQPPPEPKKPRKKVTRVTQGRNPPRVKPPPVTCYDGGPSDLSLLPGFGKHVAVPLWKGELQSRYLRVMNNGKKINNFKICPKEYSWFWNVVNASGLETLRRTNYNHTDWGLLTAFAERWHPETGTFHLPIGEMTITLDDVSSLLHIPITGKMLDHNGTSCTKEDGEEMCVEYLNFPISKCKKEFQKMKGAHIGFKALKDLYLDNLKDALKAERLKKPAEDVEFLRECTIRCYLLYLIGATIFTNKSMQYVDVIFLTYLRDLSLVNTWNWGASGLAYLYNYLDAASRPRCGNHGGYNCLFQAWIMAHFKTFGGRFVDERYTHDNPYAARFLPLKGPKFPGQHRSALDTMRMDEVVFCPYEEHRQTRPFQDISWYTGWIMCGSAIINPHLPERVLRQFGHVQSIPRHPDVSAKAGMNRFTIADAFASYLTANYVTEEMRGPKVVRAFDTVPGYIPWLYRVSHPKILPPVEADPPTHANLEEDNVSGECDVSEVTKKVRADLRKALDGQLNLADALVVIEKAYTDLEPVDAYLVRRKRKRDSGEGTKKRKKKKKTTTEDAGTSSL, via the exons ATGACGGACGACAAAGTTGGCCGAACAAGACGTGGCGGTGCAAGCAAAGCACATAGCTCTGCACGTAGACAGGCTGCGGTCAATGTAGATAAAATTCCAAGTCGAGCTAAAGGGAAAGCAGTTTCAACCACGATGGATGAGCCTCGACCGGAGGATGCAGAATCGCAAGAGGAGAATGAAGACGTGGAAGAAAATATTTCTGAAGAAGGGGAAGAGGAAGGGGAGGAAGGGGAGGAAGGAGTGGATGAGGAAGCGGAGGAAGCGGATGAGGAAGCGGATGAAGAGGGGGATGATGATGGGGAAGAAGAAGTTGATGAGGAAGCGGAAGAGGAAATGGAGGAGGAAGAGGAGGCTGAACAACCACCACCAGAACCTAAAAAACCACGGAAAAAGGTTACACGAGTAACACAAGGAAGGAACCCACCACGAGTTAAACCACCACCAGTTACATGTTATGATGGTGGTCCGTCTGACTTGTCTTTGTTGCCGGGATTTGGAAAACATGTTGCTGTACCGTTGTGGAAAGGAGAG CTCCAATCCCGGTATTTGAGGGTAATGAACAACgggaaaaaaatcaacaatttcaAGATATGTCCGAAAGAGTACTCGTGGTTTTGGAATGTCGTTAATGCGTCCGGACTCGAAACTCTGCGGCGGACAAATTACAATCACACCGATTGGGGTCTGTTGACGGCATTTGCAGAGCGATGGCATCCTGAGACCGGAACTTTCCATCTTCCTATTGGTGAGATGACTATAACCTTGGACGACGTGTCCTCATTGCTTCATATTCCGATTACCGGAAAAATGCTCGACCACAACGGAACGTCATGTACAAAGGAAGATGGTGAAGAGATGTGCGTAGAGTATCTGAACTTCCCTATTAGTAAGTGCAAGAAAGAGTTTCAAAAAATGAAAGGAGCACATATAGGGTTTAAGGCGTTGAAGGATTTGTATCTCGATAATTTGAAGGATGCCTTGAAAGCTGAAAGGTTAAAGAAGCCTGCTGAAGATGTGGAATTCCTCAGGGAATGCACCATTAGATGCTATTTGCTCTACTTGATCGGTGCAACCATTTTCACCAACAAAAGTATGCAGTACGTGGACGTCATTTTTCTTACCTACTTGCGAGACCTCAGTTTAGTTAACACGTGGAATTGGGGTGCTTCTGGGCTGGCATATCTGTACAACTACTTGGATGCTGCAAGCCGCCCGAGATGTGGAAATCATGGTGGTTATAACTGTCTATTTCAG GCCTGGATTATGGCGcatttcaaaacttttggtGGACGTTTTGTTGATGAGAGATACACCCACGACAATCCCTATGCGGCAAGATTTTTGCCTTTAAAAGGACCAAAATTTCCAGGGCAGCATAGGTCCGCATTGGATACAATGCGCATGGATGAAGTGGTGTTTTGCCCATATGAGGAGCACCGGCAAACCAGACCCTTTCAAGATATCAGTTGGTACACTGGTTGGATTATGTGTGGAAGTGCTATTATCAATCCACACTTGCCAGAACGTGTCCTCCGACAATTTGGACATGTCCAGTCTATCCCTAGGCACCCTGATGTATCTGCAAAGGCTGGTATGAATCGGTTTACGATTGCTGATGCATTTGCTTCCTACCTGACTGCCAACTATGTGACAGAGGAGATGCGAGGACCAAAAGTTGTGCGTGCATTTGATACCGTACCCGGATACATTCCATGGTTATACCGTGTTTCTCATCCGAAGATATTGCCACCGGTTGAAGCGGATCCACCAACACATGCTAACCTTGAGGAGGACAACGTGAGTGGTGAATGCGACGTGTCTGAAGTGACTAAGAAGGTTCGAGCGGATTTGAGGAAAGCGCTCGATGGTCAACTCAATTTGGCCGATGCTTTGGTGGTTATTGAAAAAGCCTACACTGATTTGGAGCCTGTAGATGCATATTTGGTGCGACGGAAGAGGAAAAGAGACTCGGGTGAAGGAacaaagaagaggaagaagaagaagaagacaacaACTGAAGATGCCGGAACAAGCAgcttgtag
- the LOC123914564 gene encoding endonuclease V isoform X3 — MARLLLCQKATTRNHRCKPLHRALQLYGVSVVGIFCRRSRSISIPRTKAMEKSSQTEEQSQSHDSSTSSHDRQNWKTEQNILKEKLITEDNFTWKLPPSTSQELRYVGGCDISFSKHDPSLACGTLVVLDFHTLEVVYQDFSLVTLNVPYVAGFLAFREAPVILDILEKMKRSDNPFYPQLLMVDGNGILHPRGFGLACHIGVTADLPTIGVGKNLHCVDGLNQSRVRKLLEAKENTSKDFVTLVGCSGRTWGVAMRSTQGSVKPIFISIGHRISLQTATAIVQMTCKYRVPEPIRLI, encoded by the exons ATGGCACGCCTTCTTCTGTGCCAAAAAGCAACAACCCGTAACCACCGTTGTAAGCCTTTGCACAGAGCACTGCAATTGTACGGCGTTTCCGTCGTCGGAATTTTTTGCCGCCGATCTAGGTCAATTTCAATCCCTAGAACCAAAGCAATGGAAAAATCATCACAAACCGAAGAACAATCACAATCACACGATTCTTCAACTTCATCACATGATCGCCAAAACTGGAAAAC TGAGCAAAATATTCTGAAGGAAAAATTGATCACAGAGGATAATTTCACGTGGAAATTACCACCAAGTACATCACAAGAATTGAGATACGTTGGTGGTTGTGATATAAGCTTCTCAAAACATGATCCATCATTGGCTTGTGGTACACTTGTAGTTTTGGATTTTCACACTCTCGAAGTTGTTTATCAGGATTTCTCTTTGGTTACTTTGAATGTCCCTTATGTGGCTGGATTCCTTGCCTTTCGAGAG GCTCCAGTTATTCTAGATATTCTGGAGAAAATGAAAAGGAGTGATAATCCTTTCTACCCTCAG TTGCTAATGGTTGATGGAAATGGAATACTTCATCCCAGAG GTTTTGGCCTGGCCTGTCATATTGGAGTTACGGCCGATCTTCCAACGATCGGAGTTGGAAAGAAC TTGCATTGTGTGGATGGTCTCAATCAATCTAGAGTGAGAAAACTTCTTGAAGCCAAAGAAAACACTTCCAAAGATTTTGTTACTTTGGTGGGTTGCTCTGGACGTACATGGGGAGTG GCCATGAGATCTACACAGGGATCCGTAAAGCCAATATTCATATCAATTGGTCACAGGATATCACTCCAGACTGCCACTGCGATTGTTCAAATGACTTGCAAGTATCGTGTCCCTGAGCCAATTAG GCTGATATAA
- the LOC123914593 gene encoding probable E3 ubiquitin-protein ligase RZFP34: protein MGEVAVLHSEPLHFECNDTKHMIEEDAYPAKSNPESFPGEECQSINKNDLQDKGYMEYGCQHYRRRCRIRAPCCNEIFDCRHCHNEAKNDINVDYKHRHDMPRHQVKQVICSLCGTEQEVQQNCINCGVCMGKYFCETCKLYDDDISKQQYHCNGCGICRTGGHENFFHCNKCGCCYSTLLKNSHPCVEGAMHHDCPVCFEYLFESRNDVIVMPCGHTIHKSCLNEMREHYQYSCPLCSKSVCDMSKVWEKLDMEIAATPMPEPYQNKMVWILCNDCGQTSHVRFHFVAQKCLNCKSYNTRQTRG from the exons ATGGGTGAGGTGGCAGTGTTGCACTCCGAACCTCTGCACTTCGAATGCAATGACACGAAACATATGATAGAAGAAGACGCTTATCCTGCAAAATCAAATCCGGAATCCTTTCCTGGAGAAGAATGTCAGTctataaacaaaaatgatttGCAAGATAAAGGATATATGGAATATGG ATGCCAACATTACCGTAGAAGATGCCGAATCAGGGCCCCCTGTTGCAATGAGATTTTTGATTGCCGCCATTGTCACAATGAGGCGAAA AATGATATCAATGTAGATTATAAGCATAGACATGACATGCCTCGACACCAAGTCAAACAG GTGATATGTTCACTTTGTGGGACTGAACAAGAG GTTCAGCAAAACTGTATTAATTGTGGTGTTTGCATGGGCAAGTACTTCTGTGAGACATGCAAGCTCTATGACGATGAT ATATCTAAGCAGCAGTACCATTGTAATGGCTGTGGAATTTGCAG AACTGGTGGACACGAGAATTTCTTCCATTGTAATAAGTGTG GTTGTTGCTACTCAACTCTGCTGAAAAACAGTCACCCCTGTGTGGAAGGAGCAATGCATCATGATTGCCCCGTTTGTTTTGAG TATTTGTTTGAATCAAGAAATGATGTCATTGTTATGCCATGCGGACATACAATCCATAAAAGCTGTCTGAATGAAATGAGAGAACATTACCA GTACTCATGCCCTCTCTGTTCGAAGTCAGTCTGTGATATGTCAAAGGTTTGGGAGAAATTGGACATGGAGATTGCTGCTACGCCAATGCCTGAAccatatcaaaataaaatg GTCTGGATCCTGTGCAATGACTGCGGACAAACTTCTCATGTTCGGTTCCATTTCGTAGCTCAAAAATGCCTCAACTGCAAATCCTATAACACTCGACAGACGAGAGGATGA
- the LOC123914586 gene encoding FCS-Like Zinc finger 10-like, which translates to MALGSNEKRESIFKAPKSLLYVGLGLDSDSLRSPTSPLDVTLLSNRGNPLRTSPPNEGPQRGWNCSKVGLSLIDSLEDCSKFSRNVLLSSEFNKGNLSPNPSPQMITKVPNCNHCLDSVKASKSLPNDFFKLPYTQNSSIFQKDESESNVVFEIGEPLLEHELPFGKSMSCSLDFYSPIKDSNFNSKCGKFCLKPPHFIGESKNPNTLLPVSLSASEIENSEDYTCVISHGPNPKKTHIFCDCILEIHAGDDVIEHQNKNEEKEGLLSPVVDKLETPNQYPFGGGFLVFCDNCNKKFEEGKDIYIYRGEKAFCSLTCRALEIMIDEELEESNAPPENNFMELESGEDLVGSSIFTAE; encoded by the exons ATGGCTTTGGGGAGCAATGAGAAAAGAGAATCAATTTTCAAAGCTCCAAAATCACTTCTCTATGTAGGACTTGGCTTAGATTCTGATTCCCTTAGAAGCCCCACTTCACCACTAGATGTTACTTTGCTTTCAAATAGAGGTAACCCTTTAAGAACATCACCACCTAATGAGGGTCCACAAAGAGGTTGGAACTGTTCCAAAGTAGGTTTAAGTCTAATAGATTCTTTGGAAGATTGTTCCAAATTTTCTAGGAATGTTCTTTTATCATCTGAGTTTAATAAGGGTAATCTTAGTCCTAATCCTAGTCCTCAAATGATTACTAAAGTTCCTAATTGTAATCATTGTTTGGATTCTGTTAAGGCTTCTAAGTCCTTAcctaatgatttttttaagcTTCCTTATACACAAAATAGTTCTATTTTCCAAAAGGATGAATCTGAGTCCAATGTTGTTTTTGAAATCGGTGAACCATTGTTAGAACATGAATTACCCTTTGGAAAATCAATGTCTTGTTCATTGGACTTTTATAGTCCGATTAAAGATTCTAACTTTAATTCAAAATGTGGAAAATTTTGTTTGAAACCCCCTCATTTTATCGGAGAAAGCAAGAATCCAAACACATTGCTACCTGTGTCTCTATCTGCAAGTGAGATTGAAAATTCTGAGGACTATACATGTGTGATTTCGCACGGTCCTAATCCGAAGAAAACACATATTTTCTGTGACTGCATCTTAGAAATTCATGCTGGTGACGATGTTATAGAACATCAAAATAAGAACGAAGAGAAGGAGGGCTTGCTTTCTCCAGTGGTTGACAAATTAGAGACTCCGAACCAATATCCCTTTGGTGGTGGCTTTTTAGTTTTCTGCGACAATTGCAACAAGAAATTTGAAGAGGGGAAAGATATTTACATATATAG AGGCGAAAAAGCATTTTGCAGTTTAACTTGCCGCGCCCTTGAGATTATGATTGATGAGGAGCTAGAGGAATCCAATGCACCACCTGAAAACAACTTCATGGAGTTGGAATCTGGTGAAGACCTTGTTGGATCTAGCATCTTCACTGCTGAATAG
- the LOC123914564 gene encoding endonuclease V isoform X1 — translation MARLLLCQKATTRNHRCKPLHRALQLYGVSVVGIFCRRSRSISIPRTKAMEKSSQTEEQSQSHDSSTSSHDRQNWKTEQNILKEKLITEDNFTWKLPPSTSQELRYVGGCDISFSKHDPSLACGTLVVLDFHTLEVVYQDFSLVTLNVPYVAGFLAFREAPVILDILEKMKRSDNPFYPQLLMVDGNGILHPRGFGLACHIGVTADLPTIGVGKNLHCVDGLNQSRVRKLLEAKENTSKDFVTLVGCSGRTWGVAMRSTQGSVKPIFISIGHRISLQTATAIVQMTCKYRVPEPIRQADIRSRDYIRKFEMNPKLRLLSE, via the exons ATGGCACGCCTTCTTCTGTGCCAAAAAGCAACAACCCGTAACCACCGTTGTAAGCCTTTGCACAGAGCACTGCAATTGTACGGCGTTTCCGTCGTCGGAATTTTTTGCCGCCGATCTAGGTCAATTTCAATCCCTAGAACCAAAGCAATGGAAAAATCATCACAAACCGAAGAACAATCACAATCACACGATTCTTCAACTTCATCACATGATCGCCAAAACTGGAAAAC TGAGCAAAATATTCTGAAGGAAAAATTGATCACAGAGGATAATTTCACGTGGAAATTACCACCAAGTACATCACAAGAATTGAGATACGTTGGTGGTTGTGATATAAGCTTCTCAAAACATGATCCATCATTGGCTTGTGGTACACTTGTAGTTTTGGATTTTCACACTCTCGAAGTTGTTTATCAGGATTTCTCTTTGGTTACTTTGAATGTCCCTTATGTGGCTGGATTCCTTGCCTTTCGAGAG GCTCCAGTTATTCTAGATATTCTGGAGAAAATGAAAAGGAGTGATAATCCTTTCTACCCTCAG TTGCTAATGGTTGATGGAAATGGAATACTTCATCCCAGAG GTTTTGGCCTGGCCTGTCATATTGGAGTTACGGCCGATCTTCCAACGATCGGAGTTGGAAAGAAC TTGCATTGTGTGGATGGTCTCAATCAATCTAGAGTGAGAAAACTTCTTGAAGCCAAAGAAAACACTTCCAAAGATTTTGTTACTTTGGTGGGTTGCTCTGGACGTACATGGGGAGTG GCCATGAGATCTACACAGGGATCCGTAAAGCCAATATTCATATCAATTGGTCACAGGATATCACTCCAGACTGCCACTGCGATTGTTCAAATGACTTGCAAGTATCGTGTCCCTGAGCCAATTAGGCAG GCTGATATAAGATCCAGAGACTACATTCGGAAGTTTGAAATGAATCCCAAACTGAG ATTGCTTTCAGAATGA
- the LOC123914564 gene encoding endonuclease V isoform X2, with the protein MARLLLCQKATTRNHRCKPLHRALQLYGVSVVGIFCRRSRSISIPRTKAMEKSSQTEEQSQSHDSSTSSHDRQNWKTEQNILKEKLITEDNFTWKLPPSTSQELRYVGGCDISFSKHDPSLACGTLVVLDFHTLEVVYQDFSLVTLNVPYVAGFLAFRELLMVDGNGILHPRGFGLACHIGVTADLPTIGVGKNLHCVDGLNQSRVRKLLEAKENTSKDFVTLVGCSGRTWGVAMRSTQGSVKPIFISIGHRISLQTATAIVQMTCKYRVPEPIRQADIRSRDYIRKFEMNPKLRLLSE; encoded by the exons ATGGCACGCCTTCTTCTGTGCCAAAAAGCAACAACCCGTAACCACCGTTGTAAGCCTTTGCACAGAGCACTGCAATTGTACGGCGTTTCCGTCGTCGGAATTTTTTGCCGCCGATCTAGGTCAATTTCAATCCCTAGAACCAAAGCAATGGAAAAATCATCACAAACCGAAGAACAATCACAATCACACGATTCTTCAACTTCATCACATGATCGCCAAAACTGGAAAAC TGAGCAAAATATTCTGAAGGAAAAATTGATCACAGAGGATAATTTCACGTGGAAATTACCACCAAGTACATCACAAGAATTGAGATACGTTGGTGGTTGTGATATAAGCTTCTCAAAACATGATCCATCATTGGCTTGTGGTACACTTGTAGTTTTGGATTTTCACACTCTCGAAGTTGTTTATCAGGATTTCTCTTTGGTTACTTTGAATGTCCCTTATGTGGCTGGATTCCTTGCCTTTCGAGAG TTGCTAATGGTTGATGGAAATGGAATACTTCATCCCAGAG GTTTTGGCCTGGCCTGTCATATTGGAGTTACGGCCGATCTTCCAACGATCGGAGTTGGAAAGAAC TTGCATTGTGTGGATGGTCTCAATCAATCTAGAGTGAGAAAACTTCTTGAAGCCAAAGAAAACACTTCCAAAGATTTTGTTACTTTGGTGGGTTGCTCTGGACGTACATGGGGAGTG GCCATGAGATCTACACAGGGATCCGTAAAGCCAATATTCATATCAATTGGTCACAGGATATCACTCCAGACTGCCACTGCGATTGTTCAAATGACTTGCAAGTATCGTGTCCCTGAGCCAATTAGGCAG GCTGATATAAGATCCAGAGACTACATTCGGAAGTTTGAAATGAATCCCAAACTGAG ATTGCTTTCAGAATGA
- the LOC123914624 gene encoding protein MAIN-LIKE 1-like isoform X1 encodes MFPLLQESCVRLNYKYCIDCEFIYLCIDMEENLPRGRHGKAINAHASARRELAANHPSKRGRRKGPTPGQGTHDAEAGGSHTRGRTRLGQSLVVQDEFDADQFLNACFDYDDLGSPQVSPQVSPQHSPQDEPQDPPQQPPRQQRRKPVRRKPPKCSRNDDEVGFGGGPTDLSLLTEYDKHMAIPIWYADPNDKEILAVNLRCIASGKKVINIQKPSRRTDRWFWDVVEASGLEPLTRTNFSVLDYGLLWAFVERWHTETSSFHIPLGELAITLDDVQCLLHIPIEGKFLNHGKMSRDEAADMVNSFLGVDRNVVMGHFAKMNGLHLKHSDVEDIYSVNHGLADKAVAEGKSAHEIKLYRDRSIRAFLLFLVCCTIFSNKSSYYVDVVYLQYFQDLSAVREWNWGAAALVHLQHYLDDACLVTVNQMAGYMSLLQGWIISHFPGLSVWAQDPIYSEGMPRNAKFVPGAGHREPSSYRNSLDNIQTYDCVFSPYDDHRHVRPLINSCWFSGWLRCGNLKAKHLPERVLRQFKHVQGIPRKPDLSATPGMSLCEIDRVFMEELDLRMIAEEMRGQAVVSAWDHEPGYMTWFYKVSHPVMRPVQAPVSPPRPPNLEVLIEAAEARNDPNMLQVCRGVRDEVERSLREGEAVEGTPVHGTLRRILNLLNPVLTCRRLKRGRGRRYNTRE; translated from the exons ATGTTTCCATTGTTGCAAGAATCATGTGTTCGATTGAATTATAAGTATTGTATTGACTgtgaatttatttatctatgtatAGATATGGAAGAAAATCTACCTAGGGGTAGGCATGGAAAGGCAATCAATGCACATGCTTCCGCTCGTAGAGAGCTTGCTGCAAATCATCCGTCCAAACGAGGTCGTCGCAAAGGACCAACTCCGGGGCAAGGTACACATGATGCCGAGGCGGGTGGGTCGCATACACGTGGACGGACACGTCTAGGACAATCATTGGTGGTGCAAGATGAATTTGATGCCGACCAATTTTTAAATGCGTGTTTTGATTATGATGATCTTGGATCACCACAAGTCTCACCACAAGTCTCACCGCAACACTCACCGCAAGATGAACCGCAAGACCCACCGCAACAACCACCTCGACAACAACGGCGCAAACCAGTACGCCGAAAACCACCAAAGTGTTCAcgtaatgatgatgaagtaggTTTTGGAGGAGGACCGACGGATTTGTCCTTGTTAACGGAGTACGATAAGCATATGGCTATTCCGATATGGTATGCAGACCCAAATGACAAAGAG ATTTTAGCGGTAAATTTACGTTGCATCGCCAGcggaaaaaaagttattaatatacaaaaaccGTCGCGCCGCACGGACAGATGGTTTTGGGATGTGGTTGAAGCATCGGGTTTGGAGCCGCTTACCCGGACTAATTTTAGCGTGCTTGACTACGGGCTCCTCTGGGCATTTGTTGAAAGATGGCATACGGAGACGAGTTCATTCCACATTCCATTGGGTGAGCTGGCCATCACATTGGACGATGTCCAGTGTCTGTTGCATATTCCGATCGAGGGAAAGTTTCTGAACCATGGCAAAATGTCAAGGGATGAAGCGGCTGACATGGTTAATTCATTTCTAGGAGTTGATCGGAATGTTGTTATGGGTCATTTTGCCAAAATGAACGGGCTCCATCTGAAGCATTCTGACGTGGAGGATATCTATAGTGTTAACCACGGATTAGCTGATAAAGCTGTTGCTGAAGGTAAGTCGGCGCATGAGATTAAGCTGTATAGGGACAGGTCCATACGGGCTTTCTTGCTATTTTTGGTCTGTTGTACCATATTTAGCAACAAAAGCAGTTACTACGTGGACGTAGTATACCTGCAGTATTTTCAGGATTTGTCGGCTGTCCGTGAATGGAATTGGGGTGCTGCTGCTCTGGTTCATTTGCAACATTATCTGGATGATGCGTGTTTGGTGACAGTGAATCAGATGGCTGGGTACATGTCTTTGCTTCAG GGCTggataatttctcattttccgGGACTTAGCGTGTGGGCGCAGGATCCTATCTATTCTGAGGGCATGCCTCGAAATGCAAAGTTTGTTCCCGGAGCTGGACATAGGGAACCAAGTAGCTATAGAAACAGTTTGGATAATATTCAGACGTATGACTGCGTATTCAGTCCATATGATGATCACCGACACGTCCGCCCTTTGATAAATTCATGCTGGTTTTCTGGATGGTTGAGATGTGGTAATTTGAAAGCAAAGCATTTGCCTGAACGCGTGCTTAGACAATTTAAACATGTCCAAGGCATTCCTAGAAAACCGGATTTGTCTGCGACTCCGGGGATGAGCCTATGTGAGATTGATCGTGTTTTTATGGAGGAGTTGGATTTGAGGATGATTGCTGAAGAGATGAGGGGTCAGGCTGTGGTTAGCGCATGGGACCATGAACCTGGATACATGACATGGTTTTACAAAGTGTCGCATCCAGTTATGCGACCCGTACAAGCTCCGGTGTCACCACCAAGGCCACCTAACTTAGAGGTGTTGATAGAGGCCGCGGAAGCAAGGAATGACCCTAACATGCTTCAGGTATGCCGTGGTGTTAGGGATGAGGTGGAGAGGTCACTTCGCGAAGGTGAGGCGGTGGAAGGAACTCCTGTTCATGGTACTTTGCGGAGGATTTTGAATTTGCTTAACCCTGTTTTGACGTGTCGGCGACTTAAGCGGGGTAGAGGGAGACGGTACAACACTCGAGAGTAG
- the LOC123914624 gene encoding protein MAIN-LIKE 1-like isoform X3: MEENLPRGRHGKAINAHASARRELAANHPSKRGRRKGPTPGQGTHDAEAGGSHTRGRTRLGQSLVVQDEFDADQFLNACFDYDDLGSPQVSPQVSPQHSPQDEPQDPPQQPPRQQRRKPVRRKPPKCSRNDDEVGFGGGPTDLSLLTEYDKHMAIPIWYADPNDKEILAVNLRCIASGKKVINIQKPSRRTDRWFWDVVEASGLEPLTRTNFSVLDYGLLWAFVERWHTETSSFHIPLGELAITLDDVQCLLHIPIEGKFLNHGKMSRDEAADMVNSFLGVDRNVVMGHFAKMNGLHLKHSDVEDIYSVNHGLADKAVAEGKSAHEIKLYRDRSIRAFLLFLVCCTIFSNKSSYYVDVVYLQYFQDLSAVREWNWGAAALVHLQHYLDDACLVTVNQMAGYMSLLQGWIISHFPGLSVWAQDPIYSEGMPRNAKFVPGAGHREPSSYRNSLDNIQTYDCVFSPYDDHRHVRPLINSCWFSGWLRCGNLKAKHLPERVLRQFKHVQGIPRKPDLSATPGMSLCEIDRVFMEELDLRMIAEEMRGQAVVSAWDHEPGYMTWFYKVSHPVMRPVQAPVSPPRPPNLEVLIEAAEARNDPNMLQVCRGVRDEVERSLREGEAVEGTPVHGTLRRILNLLNPVLTCRRLKRGRGRRYNTRE; the protein is encoded by the exons ATGGAAGAAAATCTACCTAGGGGTAGGCATGGAAAGGCAATCAATGCACATGCTTCCGCTCGTAGAGAGCTTGCTGCAAATCATCCGTCCAAACGAGGTCGTCGCAAAGGACCAACTCCGGGGCAAGGTACACATGATGCCGAGGCGGGTGGGTCGCATACACGTGGACGGACACGTCTAGGACAATCATTGGTGGTGCAAGATGAATTTGATGCCGACCAATTTTTAAATGCGTGTTTTGATTATGATGATCTTGGATCACCACAAGTCTCACCACAAGTCTCACCGCAACACTCACCGCAAGATGAACCGCAAGACCCACCGCAACAACCACCTCGACAACAACGGCGCAAACCAGTACGCCGAAAACCACCAAAGTGTTCAcgtaatgatgatgaagtaggTTTTGGAGGAGGACCGACGGATTTGTCCTTGTTAACGGAGTACGATAAGCATATGGCTATTCCGATATGGTATGCAGACCCAAATGACAAAGAG ATTTTAGCGGTAAATTTACGTTGCATCGCCAGcggaaaaaaagttattaatatacaaaaaccGTCGCGCCGCACGGACAGATGGTTTTGGGATGTGGTTGAAGCATCGGGTTTGGAGCCGCTTACCCGGACTAATTTTAGCGTGCTTGACTACGGGCTCCTCTGGGCATTTGTTGAAAGATGGCATACGGAGACGAGTTCATTCCACATTCCATTGGGTGAGCTGGCCATCACATTGGACGATGTCCAGTGTCTGTTGCATATTCCGATCGAGGGAAAGTTTCTGAACCATGGCAAAATGTCAAGGGATGAAGCGGCTGACATGGTTAATTCATTTCTAGGAGTTGATCGGAATGTTGTTATGGGTCATTTTGCCAAAATGAACGGGCTCCATCTGAAGCATTCTGACGTGGAGGATATCTATAGTGTTAACCACGGATTAGCTGATAAAGCTGTTGCTGAAGGTAAGTCGGCGCATGAGATTAAGCTGTATAGGGACAGGTCCATACGGGCTTTCTTGCTATTTTTGGTCTGTTGTACCATATTTAGCAACAAAAGCAGTTACTACGTGGACGTAGTATACCTGCAGTATTTTCAGGATTTGTCGGCTGTCCGTGAATGGAATTGGGGTGCTGCTGCTCTGGTTCATTTGCAACATTATCTGGATGATGCGTGTTTGGTGACAGTGAATCAGATGGCTGGGTACATGTCTTTGCTTCAG GGCTggataatttctcattttccgGGACTTAGCGTGTGGGCGCAGGATCCTATCTATTCTGAGGGCATGCCTCGAAATGCAAAGTTTGTTCCCGGAGCTGGACATAGGGAACCAAGTAGCTATAGAAACAGTTTGGATAATATTCAGACGTATGACTGCGTATTCAGTCCATATGATGATCACCGACACGTCCGCCCTTTGATAAATTCATGCTGGTTTTCTGGATGGTTGAGATGTGGTAATTTGAAAGCAAAGCATTTGCCTGAACGCGTGCTTAGACAATTTAAACATGTCCAAGGCATTCCTAGAAAACCGGATTTGTCTGCGACTCCGGGGATGAGCCTATGTGAGATTGATCGTGTTTTTATGGAGGAGTTGGATTTGAGGATGATTGCTGAAGAGATGAGGGGTCAGGCTGTGGTTAGCGCATGGGACCATGAACCTGGATACATGACATGGTTTTACAAAGTGTCGCATCCAGTTATGCGACCCGTACAAGCTCCGGTGTCACCACCAAGGCCACCTAACTTAGAGGTGTTGATAGAGGCCGCGGAAGCAAGGAATGACCCTAACATGCTTCAGGTATGCCGTGGTGTTAGGGATGAGGTGGAGAGGTCACTTCGCGAAGGTGAGGCGGTGGAAGGAACTCCTGTTCATGGTACTTTGCGGAGGATTTTGAATTTGCTTAACCCTGTTTTGACGTGTCGGCGACTTAAGCGGGGTAGAGGGAGACGGTACAACACTCGAGAGTAG